A part of Streptomyces sp. NBC_01497 genomic DNA contains:
- a CDS encoding TetR/AcrR family transcriptional regulator encodes MRPTAGNTPEQEVPPPDAPPAPRGPGRPRDPSLERAILRATVGRLASDGYSRMTIGDIAADAGVTRPTVYRRWANKRQLVMEALDFSFQEDQDDQPSDHIDTLPPLAALKEAIRHVDPRGLHGRGVKITGNALAEADREPDLLDIVRRHAVEPRTRVLTRTLRRLADAGLLRRGLDLGTICDLCLGSYYSAYLRGEESRDLPDRVVDTLWPLIAAPDAADV; translated from the coding sequence ATGCGGCCCACGGCTGGAAACACCCCCGAGCAGGAGGTCCCGCCTCCCGACGCGCCGCCGGCGCCCCGGGGGCCCGGCAGACCCAGGGACCCGTCCCTGGAGAGGGCCATTCTGCGGGCGACGGTCGGCAGGCTAGCCTCCGACGGCTACTCCCGCATGACCATCGGCGATATCGCGGCCGACGCCGGGGTGACCCGGCCCACGGTCTACAGGCGGTGGGCGAACAAGCGCCAACTGGTCATGGAGGCGCTGGATTTCAGCTTCCAGGAGGACCAGGACGACCAGCCGTCCGACCATATCGACACGCTCCCGCCCCTCGCCGCGCTCAAGGAGGCGATCCGCCACGTCGACCCGCGAGGGCTGCACGGCCGCGGAGTGAAGATCACGGGGAACGCGCTCGCGGAGGCGGACCGCGAGCCCGACCTGCTCGACATCGTGCGCCGGCACGCGGTGGAGCCGAGGACCCGGGTACTCACCAGGACCCTGCGGCGCCTGGCCGACGCGGGTCTGCTCCGTCGGGGGCTGGACCTCGGCACGATCTGCGACCTGTGCCTGGGCAGTTACTACTCCGCGTACCTCAGGGGTGAGGAGTCCCGCGACCTGCCGGACCGGGTGGTGGACACCCTGTGGCCGCTGATCGCCGCGCCCGACGCGGCGGATGTCTGA
- a CDS encoding ketopantoate reductase family protein, translating to MRYIIIGAGAVGGSIGGRLAEAGTDVVLVARGAHFEVLRDRGLTFTTPEGTRVHRIPVAEGPQDLELRPDDVLVLAVKTQDSLAALTAWAGRPVSGGGTAGERLPLVCAQNGVESERLALRLFRHVYAMCVWLPATHVEPGEVLAPSTPYTGILHFGRYPSGTDDTARAVGADLEKARLLAPVVPDAMRWKYAKLLANLANAIEALSPVADEDAKAVHQRALAEGWAVLAAAGVDCATQAEQDEARALIHFDPFTGARRGGGSSWQSLTRGTGTIETDYLNGEIVLLGRLHGVATPVNETLQRLADAFAAGHRPAGSLPAAELRQRIDEAAAALTPPARRAPGAAGA from the coding sequence ATGCGGTACATCATCATCGGGGCGGGCGCCGTCGGCGGCAGCATCGGCGGGCGGCTCGCCGAGGCGGGCACGGACGTCGTCCTCGTCGCGCGCGGCGCCCACTTCGAGGTGCTGCGTGATCGCGGCCTGACGTTCACCACACCCGAGGGCACGCGGGTCCACCGGATCCCCGTGGCCGAGGGGCCGCAGGACCTCGAACTGCGCCCGGACGACGTACTGGTGCTGGCGGTGAAGACCCAGGACAGCCTGGCCGCGCTGACCGCCTGGGCGGGCCGGCCGGTGTCGGGCGGCGGCACGGCGGGGGAGCGGCTGCCCCTGGTGTGCGCGCAGAACGGCGTGGAGAGCGAGCGTCTCGCCCTGCGCCTGTTCCGGCACGTGTACGCCATGTGCGTCTGGCTGCCCGCGACGCACGTCGAACCGGGCGAAGTGCTCGCGCCGAGCACCCCGTACACCGGCATCCTGCACTTCGGCCGTTACCCCTCCGGTACGGACGACACCGCGCGGGCCGTCGGCGCGGACCTGGAGAAGGCGCGGCTGCTCGCCCCCGTGGTGCCGGACGCGATGCGGTGGAAATACGCGAAGCTGCTCGCGAACCTCGCCAACGCGATCGAGGCCCTCTCGCCGGTCGCGGACGAGGACGCCAAGGCGGTGCACCAGCGGGCGCTCGCCGAGGGCTGGGCGGTGCTGGCCGCCGCCGGCGTCGACTGCGCCACGCAGGCGGAGCAGGACGAGGCGCGCGCCCTCATCCACTTCGACCCGTTCACCGGCGCGCGGCGCGGCGGCGGGTCGTCCTGGCAGTCCCTGACCCGCGGCACCGGCACGATCGAGACGGACTACCTCAACGGCGAGATCGTCCTGCTCGGCCGCCTGCACGGCGTGGCCACCCCGGTCAACGAGACCTTGCAGCGCCTGGCGGACGCGTTCGCCGCCGGCCACCGCCCCGCCGGCTCCCTGCCCGCCGCCGAACTGAGGCAGCGCATCGACGAGGCCGCCGCCGCGCTCACCCCTCCCGCGCGCAGGGCCCCGGGCGCGGCGGGCGCCTGA